Proteins from one Papaver somniferum cultivar HN1 unplaced genomic scaffold, ASM357369v1 unplaced-scaffold_158, whole genome shotgun sequence genomic window:
- the LOC113337072 gene encoding germin-like protein subfamily T member 2: protein MAVKLSIKTTSSFFLVLCLTVIMIFTLSCYSADPDPLQDICVADLNSKIKINGYPCKPDSEVTSEDFFYSGLVTGASTETPFGFGVKRGDVRYFPGVNTQGLSVNRVDIAPGGLIPFHVHPRASEANFILKGTCLVGFITTADVLYAKVRKVGDLSIIPRGLVHFVVNVGKEKAVLIAIFNSQLPGIAELPNNMFNSTPTIADYILAKNFRVDEKIIAIIKSKFGSQTKIAKI, encoded by the coding sequence ATGGCTGTTAAATTGAGTATTAAAACCACATCATCATTCTTCCTAGTTCTGTGTTTAACTGTGATCATGATTTTTACTTTGTCATGCTATTCTGCTGATCCGGACCCGCTCCAAGACATTTGTGTTGCTGACTTGAACTCCAAAATTAAAATTAATGGGTACCCTTGCAAGCCGGACTCTGAGGTTACATCAGAAGATTTCTTCTATAGTGGCTTGGTGACTGGAGCAAGCACAGAGACACCCTTCGGGTTTGGAGTGAAACGTGGTGATGTTAGATACTTCCCTGGGGTGAACACCCAAGGACTTTCGGTAAACCGAGTCGACATTGCACCTGGTGGACTTATTCCATTTCATGTGCACCCTCGAGCAAGTGAAGCTAATTTTATCTTAAAAGGGACATGCCTTGTTGGGTTCATAACCACTGCTGATGTTTTGTACGCAAAGGTTCGAAAAGTTGGAGACTTGTCTATTATACCCAGAGGACTTGTGCACTTTGTAGTCAACGTTGGGAAGGAGAAGGCCGTTCTGATAGCTATTTTCAATAGTCAACTGCCCGGGATTGCCGAACTTCCTAATAACATGTTTAATTCTACCCCAACGATTGCTGATTATATTTTGGCTAAGAATTTCCGAGTTGATGAGAAGATCATCGCTATCATAAAGTCTAAGTTTGGTAGCCAAACAAAAATAGCTAAAATCTAG